The following coding sequences are from one Streptomyces dengpaensis window:
- a CDS encoding cytochrome P450, whose amino-acid sequence MDDQLGSYRRDRPGPIAGSGSGSGSGSGVEGAYGNGCPYSGARAGSTGAAGQAGGADSGTEDFDSHDPALAENPFPAYARLRSRCPVSWSRAWGGFWVATRHAEVSEAGRDGVFRTGHVLADGTLQGVTIPPLGQTGRLVPLEEDAPRNLKFRKLLSSFYSAGKVRERMPELRRLAQESVDAVISEGACDLVTALTLRVPGVVTMRDLGLPDDRWFEIDSLVHQALLAAPHDLAGARDHAQRITMALVEELDVRREYGTDTTDRSLFPLLLAGRVDGEPVSDEDILSMLYLILLGIDPVSSLTATALLHLAEHPSLRARLIADPALISRAADEYLRWMSPVQGTGRTVAEHVELGGRTLRAGERVFVSWASANRDEAVFADPDTVDLDRDISGHLAFGAGSHYCLGASLVRALFTVMLEEVLTRIPDYRVSNRGAVTWFPDITSFYGVTSLPIRFTPRSG is encoded by the coding sequence TACAGCGGCGCGCGGGCCGGGAGCACCGGCGCTGCCGGGCAAGCCGGCGGTGCGGACTCGGGCACCGAGGACTTCGACAGCCATGACCCGGCCTTGGCCGAGAACCCCTTTCCCGCCTATGCGCGCCTGCGGTCGCGGTGCCCTGTCTCCTGGAGCCGGGCCTGGGGTGGCTTCTGGGTCGCGACACGGCATGCGGAGGTCTCGGAGGCGGGGCGCGACGGAGTGTTCCGCACCGGGCACGTGCTGGCCGACGGGACCCTTCAGGGTGTGACCATTCCGCCTCTGGGACAGACCGGCAGGCTGGTGCCGCTGGAGGAGGACGCACCGCGGAACCTCAAGTTTCGCAAGTTGCTGTCGTCGTTCTACTCCGCGGGCAAGGTGCGCGAACGGATGCCGGAACTACGCCGGTTGGCCCAGGAGAGCGTCGACGCCGTCATCTCCGAGGGCGCCTGCGATCTCGTCACCGCGCTGACGCTGCGGGTGCCGGGCGTCGTCACCATGCGCGATCTGGGGCTGCCGGACGACCGCTGGTTCGAGATCGACTCGCTGGTCCACCAGGCGCTGCTGGCCGCACCGCACGATCTCGCCGGGGCCCGCGACCACGCGCAGCGCATCACGATGGCTCTGGTGGAGGAACTGGACGTGCGCCGCGAATACGGCACCGACACCACGGACCGCAGTCTGTTCCCGCTTCTCCTGGCGGGCAGGGTGGACGGCGAGCCCGTGTCCGACGAGGACATCCTGTCGATGCTGTACCTCATCCTGCTGGGCATCGACCCGGTGTCCTCCCTGACCGCGACGGCGCTTCTGCACCTGGCGGAGCATCCGTCGCTCAGGGCCCGCCTGATCGCGGACCCGGCCCTCATCTCGCGTGCCGCGGACGAATACCTCCGGTGGATGTCGCCGGTGCAGGGCACCGGCCGCACCGTCGCCGAGCACGTCGAGCTCGGGGGCCGTACGCTGCGGGCGGGCGAGAGGGTCTTCGTCAGCTGGGCCTCGGCCAACCGCGACGAGGCGGTCTTCGCCGACCCCGACACCGTCGACCTCGACCGCGACATCTCAGGACACCTCGCCTTCGGCGCCGGCTCGCACTACTGCCTGGGCGCCTCCCTGGTGCGGGCCCTGTTCACCGTGATGCTGGAAGAGGTGCTCACCCGGATTCCGGACTACCGGGTGAGCAACCGTGGGGCCGTCACCTGGTTTCCCGACATCACGTCCTTCTACGGCGTCACCTCGCTCCCTATCCGTTTCACTCCACGGTCCGGCTGA